The DNA sequence TGACCTGTGCCTTGTCTCGTCCCACCTCGCGGGCGAGTGCTCGAACTGACTCGACCTCGGAGTCGCGGAGAGCCTCAATCAACTCACGACGCCTGGGTGTCAGCACTTCATCTGCAGCTTCCCAGCTGATGACCTGAACTCCGGTCATGCCACCACGTGCAAGGGATCTGGCCATCTCAGCGCGCAGCTCAGTACCGTCGTTCTGTTCAGGATCACGGGGAGCTTTCGCGTCACTGGAATCTACGTTGGACATATTCTATCTCCGTTACCGTTGTGTAGTAACCACAACTATATAAATCTTGCCAGCACCGTTCTCGAAGGGGATTGAGGGGTATCTTGACACCACAACAGTCAAAATCGGAATAATTAAGGCAATCAAACACGTTGTATATATTGAGGGCAGTCTTTGGTCGGCAAATAGCAAACTCTAGACATAACTATGCAATCTGAATTTGACTACCTGTATCCAGCAGGCACGCATCGAGGAATCGAATTCCAGATCGGCGCGCGCGCCGATCCGAGCATCAACAACATCCACTCCTTCGCTGTCATTCTCTTCTTCGCGCAGGCAGATGGCACCCGAGTCGAGGTTGCGAAGGTCGACAATTCCGAACACGAGGAAGGGACGATTCACGTGGACAGGTACTACCGTGAAGTCGGAACCGATGACAAGGACTTCGACGTTGACATCGGAGGGATGTGGGACGCCGATGAGTACCTAGAACAGAACTGGCGGAGGTTCGCAAAGACGTATCTCGAGAATCACGGC is a window from the Halobaculum magnesiiphilum genome containing:
- a CDS encoding ArsR family transcriptional regulator, with product MSNVDSSDAKAPRDPEQNDGTELRAEMARSLARGGMTGVQVISWEAADEVLTPRRRELIEALRDSEVESVRALAREVGRDKAQVSRDLGVLAEHGVIQYEKNGNAKQPRLTQQHIVVEPVV
- a CDS encoding DUF7718 family protein, translated to MQSEFDYLYPAGTHRGIEFQIGARADPSINNIHSFAVILFFAQADGTRVEVAKVDNSEHEEGTIHVDRYYREVGTDDKDFDVDIGGMWDADEYLEQNWRRFAKTYLENHGEGPRRE